In the Helianthus annuus cultivar XRQ/B chromosome 11, HanXRQr2.0-SUNRISE, whole genome shotgun sequence genome, one interval contains:
- the LOC110891303 gene encoding ras-related protein RABC2a, producing the protein MGSLSGQYDLSFKILLIGDSGVGKSSLLVSFISDSAEDIAPTIGVDFKIKQLTVSGKRIKLTIWDTAGQERFRTLTSSYYRGAQGIILVYDVTRRETFSNLKEIWAKEVDLYSTNPDCVKMLVGNKVDKDTERFVSREEGIALAKELKCLFLECSARTRENVHQCFEELALKIMEAPSLLEEGSNVVKRNILKQKPENPPTDGCCS; encoded by the exons ATGGGGTCATTGTCTGGTCAGTACGATCTCTCATTCAAGATCTTGTTGATCGGTGATTCTGGTGTCGGGAAAAGTAGTCTTCTCGTCAGTTTTATTTCGGATTCTGCTGAAGATATTGCACCCACTATCG GTGTTGACTTCAAAATCAAGCAGCTTACAGTTAGTGGAAAAAGAATAAAACTTACAATTTGGGACACTG CGGGACAAGAACGATTCAGGACATTGACAAGTTCTTACTACCGGGGCGCCCAAGGGATTATTCTAG TGTATGATGTTACAAGAAGAGAAACCTTCTCAAACTTGAAAGAAATATGGGCTAAAGAAGTTGATTTATACTCCACTAATCCAGACTGTGTGAAGATGCTTGTTGGAAACAAAGTTGACAAA GACACTGAAAGATTTGTGAGCAGGGAAGAAGGCATTGCTCTTGCCAAAGAGCTCAAATGTTTATTTCTTGAATGTAGCGCGAGAACTCGGGAAAATGTACACCAATGTTTTGAAGAGCTTGCATTAAAG ATAATGGAGGCTCCTAGTCTGCTAGAAGAAGGATCTAACGTAGTGAAAAGAAACATATTGAAGCAGAAACCGGAGAACCCTCCAACCGATGGCTGTTGCTCATAG